The following are encoded together in the Flavobacterium sp. TR2 genome:
- a CDS encoding homogentisate 1,2-dioxygenase, which translates to MPLYHKLGDFPQKRHTQFEKPNGGFYYEQLFGTEGFHGHSSLSYHVHRPTQVKEILNSYSVEPKIAIGKNIKSLLFKGFELKPENDFLDSRKAMLVNKDCIIGLAAPKESLRNYFYKNADADEMLFIHRGKGKLRTMLGNIPFEYGDYLIIPRGIIYQIDFETEDNRLFYVESYSPFYTPKRYKNQSGQHLEHSPFCERDFILPNELETHDEKGDFLIKIKKEGMIHEVVYATHPFDVVGWDGYNFPYGFSIHNFEPITGRVHQPPPVHQTFETAAFVVCSFCPRLYDYHPKAIPAPYNHSNIDSDEVLYYVDGDFMSRNNIEQGHITLHPKGIPHGPAPGAMERSIGHKETLELAVMVDTFRPLMVTEEAMGLDDGQYYKSWTE; encoded by the coding sequence ATGCCACTATATCATAAACTTGGGGATTTTCCTCAAAAGCGACACACCCAATTTGAAAAACCAAATGGAGGTTTTTATTACGAACAATTGTTTGGAACCGAAGGTTTTCACGGACATTCGTCGCTATCCTATCACGTACACAGACCAACGCAGGTTAAAGAAATTTTAAACTCATATTCGGTTGAACCAAAAATTGCAATCGGAAAAAACATAAAATCACTTCTTTTTAAAGGTTTTGAATTGAAACCTGAAAATGATTTTCTAGACAGCCGAAAAGCTATGCTAGTCAACAAAGACTGCATTATTGGTTTGGCCGCTCCAAAAGAATCGCTTCGAAATTATTTCTACAAAAATGCCGATGCAGATGAAATGCTTTTCATTCACAGAGGAAAAGGAAAATTAAGAACCATGTTAGGAAATATTCCGTTTGAATATGGCGATTATTTAATTATTCCACGCGGCATCATTTATCAGATTGATTTCGAAACAGAAGACAACCGACTATTTTACGTAGAATCGTACTCTCCTTTTTATACTCCAAAACGTTATAAAAACCAATCTGGCCAGCATTTAGAGCACTCTCCATTTTGTGAGCGCGATTTTATTCTGCCAAACGAATTGGAAACACATGACGAAAAAGGCGATTTTTTAATTAAAATCAAAAAAGAAGGAATGATTCACGAAGTGGTTTATGCCACGCATCCGTTTGACGTTGTGGGCTGGGATGGATACAATTTTCCCTACGGATTTTCTATTCACAATTTTGAACCTATAACTGGGCGTGTTCACCAACCGCCTCCAGTACACCAAACTTTTGAAACAGCAGCTTTTGTTGTTTGTTCATTCTGCCCTAGACTTTACGATTATCACCCAAAAGCAATTCCGGCACCGTACAATCACAGCAATATAGATTCTGACGAAGTGCTATATTATGTTGACGGAGACTTTATGAGCCGTAATAATATTGAGCAAGGCCATATCACTTTACATCCAAAAGGAATTCCACACGGACCAGCGCCTGGCGCGATGGAACGCAGTATTGGCCATAAAGAAACTTTAGAATTAGCCGTTATGGTGGATACTTTCCGTCCGTTAATGGTTACTGAGGAAGCCATGGGACTTGACGATGGCCAGTACTACAAATCCTGGACGGAGTAA